In Luteolibacter sp. Y139, a genomic segment contains:
- a CDS encoding adenosine deaminase family protein translates to MHDLHIHLGGAVPSSVLWEILCDNGLRTGFDNFTAFHDSLTARPDEVASLDDFLGRYFQVTEEIQSSPSAASVSAYQVVAKAYRRAQVRALELRFNPFKRVRHGLHTMDAIILAVMQGLERASLHYGVATGIILSLGRDLPLEANWQIIDAAIKWRSRGALNGANGVVGIDMAGPESRSLELSKPWLSEVTTMMDKARDAGLKITYHVGESEGTGAEGMLRVIDAIHPDRIGHGIELRRAEGRLRESLIARLQDEGICLELCPTVNRVTRVVPDFQWLGGFVRLLAANDVPFCINTDNPYLVHTNLKKEHEIVGTELGDDAESLLKLAGQHAVQHRFLTA, encoded by the coding sequence ATGCACGACCTCCACATCCACCTCGGCGGGGCCGTCCCTTCTTCGGTCTTGTGGGAAATCCTCTGTGACAACGGCCTGCGGACCGGCTTCGACAATTTCACCGCCTTCCACGACTCGCTCACCGCGCGACCGGACGAGGTGGCCTCGCTCGATGACTTCCTCGGCCGCTACTTCCAGGTCACCGAGGAAATCCAATCGTCGCCCTCCGCCGCCAGTGTCTCGGCCTATCAGGTCGTCGCCAAGGCCTACCGCCGCGCACAGGTCCGCGCGCTGGAGCTTCGCTTCAATCCCTTCAAGCGCGTCCGCCACGGCCTGCACACGATGGACGCCATCATCCTCGCGGTGATGCAGGGCCTCGAACGCGCATCGCTCCACTACGGCGTAGCCACCGGCATCATCCTGTCACTCGGCCGCGACCTCCCGCTGGAGGCAAACTGGCAAATCATCGATGCCGCTATCAAGTGGCGCAGCCGCGGTGCGCTCAATGGCGCGAACGGAGTCGTCGGCATCGACATGGCCGGCCCCGAATCGCGTTCACTCGAACTCAGCAAGCCATGGCTCAGCGAGGTGACCACCATGATGGACAAGGCCCGCGACGCCGGCCTGAAGATCACCTACCACGTCGGCGAAAGCGAAGGCACCGGCGCGGAAGGCATGCTGCGGGTGATCGATGCCATTCACCCCGACCGCATCGGCCACGGCATCGAACTCCGACGCGCCGAAGGCCGTCTCCGCGAAAGCCTGATCGCCCGCCTGCAAGACGAAGGCATCTGTCTGGAACTCTGCCCCACCGTCAATCGCGTCACCCGCGTGGTCCCGGATTTCCAATGGCTCGGCGGCTTCGTGCGCTTGCTCGCCGCCAACGATGTCCCCTTCTGCATCAATACCGACAACCCTTACCTCGTTCACACGAACCTGAAGAAGGAGCATGAGATCGTCGGCACCGAACTCGGCGACGATGCCGAATCCCTCCTCAAGCTCGCAGGCCAACACGCCGTGCAGCATCGCTTCCTGACCGCCTGA
- a CDS encoding VOC family protein codes for MARTSTYLNFPACTEEAFAFYKTVFQSDYIGPIHRFGEAPPNPEQPMAESEKNLIMHVALPILGGHVLMGTDTPEAMRAGHKQGTNVYLNLEPDTREEAERLFNALADGGQIEMPLQDMFWGAYFGSLTDRFGVQWMVNCMTPA; via the coding sequence ATGGCTCGGACCAGCACCTACCTGAATTTTCCCGCCTGCACGGAAGAGGCGTTCGCTTTCTATAAGACGGTCTTTCAGTCCGACTACATCGGGCCGATCCATCGCTTCGGCGAAGCTCCGCCGAATCCAGAGCAGCCGATGGCGGAGTCGGAGAAGAACTTGATTATGCATGTGGCGTTGCCGATTCTGGGCGGTCACGTTCTGATGGGCACAGATACACCGGAGGCAATGAGGGCTGGCCACAAACAGGGGACCAACGTTTACCTCAACCTGGAGCCCGACACGCGGGAGGAAGCCGAGAGGCTCTTCAATGCCTTGGCCGATGGTGGCCAGATCGAGATGCCGCTGCAGGATATGTTCTGGGGTGCCTACTTCGGATCGCTCACCGACCGCTTCGGCGTGCAGTGGATGGTCAACTGCATGACGCCTGCCTGA
- a CDS encoding Zn-dependent hydrolase, whose protein sequence is MALDPQRTIAELKQLRELTGDENGAQRVAFTDTWIKARTWYKTLYDGLPVEIHTDEAGNLWTTLRGASEKTLIIGGHIDSVPNGGWLDGCLNVLAGTEILRRLHAQYDGKPPVTVCVVDWADEEGARFGKSLFGSSACSGNLDMNEARGLRDKDGIALPDALAACGIDFENVKASGKELANAAAYIELHIEQGPVLLDLDLPLGAVLGTFGVERHAITFYGQAAHSGSTPMNRRRDAFLAAAKMSQEIYKIAERSGEGVCTIGSCITKPGIVTSVVEECRITLDQRHLDPAKLATMLLEAKQASEQFAKQGNVSVTWERIWQIAPRPFNDELIDFCDEAVRETCGVSHRLPSGPLHDAAEVAAAGIPTVMMFTQSLHGISHNKIEDTKEEHLAQSVIAFDKLADRVIAWIESN, encoded by the coding sequence ATGGCCCTTGATCCCCAGCGAACCATCGCCGAACTGAAGCAACTGCGCGAACTCACCGGCGATGAGAACGGTGCACAGCGGGTGGCTTTCACTGACACATGGATCAAGGCCCGCACTTGGTATAAGACTCTCTACGACGGCCTTCCGGTAGAGATTCACACCGACGAAGCGGGCAATCTCTGGACGACCCTCCGTGGAGCATCGGAGAAGACCCTGATCATCGGCGGCCACATCGACTCGGTGCCGAATGGCGGCTGGCTCGATGGCTGTCTCAACGTGCTTGCCGGGACGGAAATCCTGCGCCGGCTCCACGCTCAATACGATGGCAAGCCGCCGGTGACGGTGTGCGTGGTCGATTGGGCGGACGAGGAAGGCGCGCGCTTTGGCAAGAGCTTGTTTGGCTCGTCTGCTTGCTCGGGCAATCTCGACATGAACGAGGCCCGCGGCCTGCGGGACAAGGATGGCATTGCCTTGCCCGATGCACTCGCTGCCTGTGGCATCGACTTCGAGAACGTCAAAGCCAGTGGCAAGGAACTCGCGAACGCCGCCGCCTACATCGAGCTGCACATCGAGCAGGGTCCGGTCTTGCTGGATCTGGATCTTCCACTCGGCGCGGTGCTCGGAACCTTCGGCGTGGAGCGCCACGCGATCACCTTCTACGGCCAAGCCGCGCATTCCGGCAGCACGCCGATGAACCGCCGCCGTGATGCCTTCCTCGCTGCGGCGAAGATGAGCCAGGAGATTTACAAGATCGCCGAGCGAAGTGGGGAAGGCGTGTGCACCATCGGCTCCTGCATCACCAAGCCGGGGATCGTCACCAGCGTGGTCGAAGAATGCCGCATCACCCTCGACCAGCGCCATCTCGATCCGGCGAAGCTGGCGACGATGCTGTTAGAAGCGAAGCAAGCCAGCGAGCAATTCGCGAAGCAGGGCAACGTCTCCGTGACCTGGGAGCGCATCTGGCAGATCGCGCCCCGGCCATTCAACGATGAACTGATCGACTTCTGCGACGAGGCGGTCCGTGAAACCTGTGGTGTCTCGCATCGTCTTCCTTCCGGTCCACTTCACGATGCCGCCGAAGTGGCCGCTGCCGGGATCCCGACGGTGATGATGTTCACCCAGAGCCTACACGGCATCAGCCATAACAAGATCGAGGACACGAAGGAGGAGCACCTCGCGCAGTCCGTCATCGCCTTTGACAAATTGGCGGACAGGGTGATCGCTTGGATTGAATCCAACTGA
- a CDS encoding S41 family peptidase, whose translation MLATSGLSAAADEKSDVYAKDVEFMLQELPKKAGHFFETKGVDWKSVSEEFTKAVKDVHSDEEHVKLCNRLVARLKDGHAGLVDLKVKYPDESQGRRFTGPRVHLVMVGDKAYVRTAFGPAADQGAKAGMEVLEIDGKPALKFLEAAKAKLSDESGFSTAQMAMYSACHAGLADWEGTPITFKLAEGAKKSEVKLVRQGGPNFVPIGPVFPPKDLKTVGRQSYGKTTGGMGYIHLRDVPGELPEQLDQMLQDLGDVPGLILDCRANGGGGCDHDAVFGRFLPKGYAWRQYKSAGPSPYAGPMVVIVDAGVRSAGETIAGQFKEDGRAWMIGDTPTAGMSASKDRLEVPSGMFKVYYAVASNKGRFNGGKGIEGIGVPPNEVTPYDPKDLLKGVDTQIRRAEEILKAGLTKDKVAYQPKKKNLHFD comes from the coding sequence GTGCTTGCCACATCCGGGCTTTCTGCTGCGGCGGATGAGAAGTCGGACGTCTATGCGAAAGACGTGGAGTTCATGCTGCAGGAGCTGCCGAAGAAGGCGGGCCATTTCTTTGAAACGAAGGGCGTCGACTGGAAGTCGGTGAGCGAGGAATTCACGAAGGCCGTGAAGGACGTTCACAGTGATGAAGAGCACGTGAAGCTCTGCAACCGGCTCGTCGCGCGCCTGAAGGATGGCCATGCCGGGCTGGTCGACCTGAAGGTGAAGTATCCCGACGAGTCGCAAGGCCGCCGCTTCACCGGGCCGCGGGTCCATCTCGTGATGGTGGGGGACAAGGCGTATGTTCGGACCGCCTTCGGTCCCGCAGCGGATCAGGGCGCGAAGGCGGGCATGGAGGTGCTGGAGATCGATGGCAAGCCAGCGCTTAAGTTCTTGGAAGCGGCGAAGGCGAAGCTCAGCGACGAGAGCGGATTTTCCACCGCACAAATGGCCATGTATTCTGCCTGCCACGCTGGCCTGGCGGATTGGGAGGGCACGCCGATCACCTTCAAGCTCGCGGAAGGAGCGAAGAAGAGTGAGGTGAAGCTGGTGAGGCAAGGTGGTCCGAACTTCGTGCCCATCGGCCCGGTCTTTCCGCCGAAGGATCTCAAAACCGTGGGCCGGCAAAGCTATGGCAAGACCACAGGTGGCATGGGCTACATTCACCTGCGCGATGTGCCCGGTGAACTTCCCGAGCAGCTCGATCAGATGCTACAGGATCTCGGCGATGTGCCCGGACTGATCCTCGATTGCCGTGCGAACGGCGGTGGTGGTTGCGACCATGATGCGGTCTTCGGACGCTTCCTGCCGAAGGGCTATGCCTGGCGCCAATACAAGAGCGCGGGGCCTTCGCCCTACGCAGGTCCGATGGTCGTCATCGTCGATGCGGGAGTGCGTTCGGCGGGGGAAACGATCGCGGGACAGTTCAAGGAGGACGGCCGCGCGTGGATGATCGGCGACACGCCTACGGCGGGGATGTCGGCCTCGAAGGACCGGCTTGAGGTGCCGAGCGGCATGTTCAAGGTTTACTACGCGGTCGCCAGCAACAAGGGCCGCTTCAATGGTGGCAAGGGCATCGAAGGCATCGGTGTGCCGCCGAACGAAGTCACGCCGTACGATCCGAAGGATTTGCTCAAGGGCGTGGACACCCAGATCCGCCGCGCGGAGGAGATTCTCAAGGCCGGCCTGACCAAGGACAAGGTGGCCTATCAGCCGAAGAAGAAGAACCTGCACTTTGATTGA
- a CDS encoding L,D-transpeptidase family protein, whose amino-acid sequence MNTLFRLARWMVFAVPLILTQCTSIPELGALADNGSTSQRRIVVNLGEQKVRLYHQGKLVAVSPISSGREGKRSPVGSFSVIEKDADHRSSFYGNYVRDGKVVKENIDVRKGGRPPGSKFEGVPMPYFLRFSGAYGLHAGRLPGYPASSGCIRLPKRQAKRFYDAVRVGTPVIVQR is encoded by the coding sequence ATGAACACCCTATTTCGTCTCGCCCGCTGGATGGTTTTTGCCGTCCCACTCATCCTTACCCAATGCACGTCCATTCCTGAACTCGGCGCTCTCGCCGACAACGGAAGCACCAGCCAACGCCGCATCGTGGTGAACCTCGGTGAACAGAAGGTCCGTCTCTATCATCAAGGCAAGCTGGTCGCCGTGTCGCCGATTTCATCGGGGCGCGAGGGCAAGCGTTCGCCGGTGGGCAGCTTCTCGGTGATCGAGAAGGATGCCGACCATCGCTCGTCGTTCTATGGCAACTACGTGCGCGATGGGAAGGTGGTGAAGGAAAACATCGATGTCCGTAAAGGCGGCCGGCCACCGGGCTCGAAGTTCGAGGGAGTGCCGATGCCTTACTTCCTGCGCTTCAGCGGTGCCTACGGGTTGCATGCCGGACGCTTGCCCGGCTATCCAGCATCGAGCGGCTGTATCCGCCTGCCGAAGCGCCAAGCGAAGCGTTTCTACGACGCGGTTCGGGTCGGCACGCCGGTGATCGTACAGCGCTGA